The genomic segment TCATTTTTTTCGTTCTCAAGATTTTTCTCCTCTATCTCTGTTTATCGGATTCTGCAGTTTTATACTGCAGAATCCGGTAAATTTCCAGCTAATTATAATTCAACTTTTTATTACTGAAGTTGCTCAGCTTCTTTCTGAAGAGCCTTTAATGCATCTTCTGCAGACTCTTCTTTTGTTAATGCAGAATGAACATTTCTCTGGATCGCATCAGATAATAATGAATAATCCGGTGAGGAAGGACGTCCTTTTCCATTCTCAATAATTGAATAAAAGTCTTTGTAGAACGGAATCTGTTCAAGCACATCTGCATCTGTATAAACATCTTTTACTGTAGGTGGCTGAGAAGAGCTCAGGCAGAAAGCTTTTTCTTCCTCTTCAGATGTCATCCATTTAATAAATGTTTTTGCGGCCTCTTTCTGTTTGTCATCAATGTTTGAGTTAATAGCTAAATCAAGTCCACCAAGACAGCTATGAGAAGTATCACCTTCTTTATATACAGGCAGCATTGTCATACCAACATTTCCTGCAACATCAGACTGTTCAGGATCATTAAATGTGTTCCATGTTCCAGACCATGTACGGCAGGTAAGAGCTTTACCTTCCTGGAAAACCTGCTGAGATTCTGTTTCAGTATAAGTAGTTGTTCCTTCCGGTGCATACTTTCCAATATAATCTGCCATAAGCTGTGTTGCTTCAACAGCTTCCTTTGAATCGCAAACCGGTTTTCCATCCTCATCTAAAACGCTTGCTCCAAAAGATGCAAGAAATTCAACCCAGTTGCAAACCATAGCTTCGCTCTGTGCACCCTGATAACAGAATGCATAATCAATTCCAGAATCCTTTGCAAGTTTCTCATATACATCAATCCAACCCTGGTATGTAGTTGGAACCTCTGTAATTCCCAGATCCTCTAATACATCTGTACGATAGAATAATGCAGAAGCATTCGTAAACCATGGTGCTGCATACAGTTTTCCATCATATTTTGCACCTTCCACAGTACCATCCAAATATGCTGAAAGTTCGTCTTCTGTATATAAATCATCTAACGCTTCAATCCATCCGGCAGATGCAAATTCTGCAATATACACAACATCAAGCGCCATAAGATCAACACTTGTATCTCCGGCAACCATCTTATTTACAAAATCATCATGAAGATTATTAGCATCCTGTGGAAGATGATATGACTGGACTTCAATTTCATCCTGACTCTCATTGAATGCTTTGATAGCCTCTTCTGTCGGAGTACCTACACCTTCGTCAAACGCAAAGGTAAGTGTTATTTTGTCAGAAGAATCTCCCTCTTCTGCAAAAACAACTGCTGACTGTGATGCTGTCAGTGCTGCAATCATTCCTATTGCAGTAACTTTGTGTAATGTTGCTTTTTTCATTTTGTTTCCTCCTTAATATATAGTTTTTATATACTTCCCCCTTTTAAAAGGTTAGTTTTATGTTGGGAAAGCGCTTACCCGATAGTTTCTTAAATATCCTGTTTCATAACCAATTAGTTATAAAACAGGATCTGTTTTTTTCTCAAGCAGCAGCTTATATTGCTTTGCTCATCGTCTTATCCTATATTTTTAACACTAAACCTTCTGATTATTTTATGCGGAACATAAATCAGAGACTCTGTAGACTGTTTTTCTTCTTCAATCAGCATTAACAGTTCTCTTGCAGCTTTTCTTCCCTCTTCATAATAAGGAATCCTTATTGTAGATAACGAAGGAGTTACATACTGAGCCAACTCAGTATCATCTATCCCCATTACCGAAAGACTTTCAGGAACTTTCATACCAAATTTTCTGATACATGCAATAGCTCCAATTGCTGTCATATCACAACAGGCAAGCACAGCCGTTGGAAGAACCAAGCTCTCTTCATAAATACGCTGCATCGCATTCATACCACTTTCATATGAAAAATCGCCCTCTACAACATAAGAGTCTGGTATGTCCAGATTAAAGTTCTTTGTAATTTCATAAAAGGCCTTTAATCTTTGTGCTCCTGAAGAATAATCGTTTTGTGGTCCGCTGATATATGCAATTCTTTTATGTCCATTTGCCATAAGAAATTCTACTGCATCTGCAATTATTTTCTTATTATCATGAGTTACAGTATTGATCAAAGTCTTATTGTCAGCTGCTTCTTGTGTAAACAATACAATGGGATAATCTAATTCCAACATCCATTGTACCTGGCTGCTATCAATATTTACCCCTGCCAGTAAAACCCCTGATGCCCTATGCTCCTGCATTCTTTCAAGTAACATTTTTTCCTTTTTACTGTCACCATCCGATTCACAGATCATAACTGTGTAACCTTTTTTCTGACAAATACTGTTAATCCCCTTAATTGTTGATGAAATTACTGCATTAGACACGTCACTGACTATTACCCCAATAATATTGGACTTATCAGTAGCAAGCCCTTTCGCAAAGGTATTTGGTTTAAAGCGATTTCTCTCTATTGCATCAAGAACTCGCTTTTTTAATTCGGGACTTACCGTTTTTGTACCATTCATTACTCTGGATACTGTAGCTATAGAAACTTTTGCTTCATTTGCAATGTCTTCAATCGTTACTGACATTTTCATTCCTCCGCTTTAGGAAAGCCCTTTCCTTAATCAATAAGCTATCACACTTTCCTTTTATTGTCAATATTTTTCTATTTTTTTCTCAATTAATATAACTATTTCGTCATATTATACATTTTTATAATTTTATTTTTGTTTATATTTCTGCTGCTTTTGATTTTTGAAGTAAACGGTTACCTCAAAAGTCAAATAATTCCGGAAACAGCGGTTTCAATACACGCATATGTATTCCCACACAAACATAAGCAGGACACACAATCCAAAATAAAATAACCAGCGGAAGTAATCTAAGCATCATAGATACAGGAAACAATGCTACAATAAATACAGACATACTCAATAATGAGGTCAAAATAACCACAGGAAATTTTGCCAATGTCAACAAAAAGCTGTTTTTAAGAAAATCCCGATTCCATTTTTCTGAAAGAGCCACAAAAATTGAAAGATACTGCATAATACCTGATACGAACAGCAACAGCACTATATAAACTCCACAACCAATAAAACGTATCATTCCTTGAGTATTATTGATGATATAATTTATATTACATCCCAATAATATATAGCATATTACAATTACACACCATGCCGGAATAAGGGGCTTCAAACTTCTTCTAAATACTCTAAAAAACATCTTTACAGAAAAACACCCTTCTCCATATTTATGCATTCCATATAGACTATGCAGCATTGCTGAATAAGCAGCTCCAATAGTTACTATCGGAATAGAACATAGTAAAAAAAGTAAATTGATTTCTGCAAGTTCCAACAATATTGTCATAAACCTAAACGATGGTGAATCTGTCCCAAAAAATCGTTTCATGTTTTCCTCCTTTCCTCTTTTTTCATAGTATAACATATATTAAAATAACTAGACAAGCTGTAATGCCTGCAAAACAGGCAAATTCACCCCAGATATTCACTGATAACTACATTTCGCAGTTTTCTGGTCAGAGGAAAGGTTCCTGCATCTTTTTTTTGCGTACCCATGAGAATGGTCATGTCTTCCTTTGGGAAATTTGCAAAATACATGCCAAGCCATCCATCCCAGCCGTATTCACCTTCCCTGGCAAACATAACAGCCTGTGACGGATTTTTACAGACACGCATCAGGTTACCATAGCTGAAACCATCCAGTCCGATCCACTGGTCAAAGTCCTGCTGTCTCACAGGCAAGAGCTGTCCACTACACATATAGCGCACAGTTTCAGGCTTAAGGATCTCACGCTTGCCTGCTCTTCCCCCATTTCTCAGCATTCTGACAAATTTCATATAATCATCCAATGTGGACGCCAGTCCTGCACCGCCGGCCTCGTATGCCGGTGGTTTTGCCATATCATTTCTCACAGCCAGATTGTTACCTGTATAAAGCTGCATGCTTTTACTTCCATCCTCAGCTGTGACTGTCTCATAAGCCTTTGCCAGACGTCCCTGTTTTTCAGCCGGCACCCAGAATGCAGTGTCCTTCATTTCCAGAGGAGCAAAGAGCTCATCCTGCATAAATTCCGACAGTTTTTTCCCTGAGATCACTTCGATCACAGCTCCCAGAACATCTGCGGAGGTTCCATATCTCCATCCGGTTCCCGGTTCAAAGGCCAGTGGACACCGAGCCAGTCTGTCTGCCAGTTCCCGGGTAGTCATAGGTCTGTCTGTATCCAGACGGTCACAGGCTTCTGCAAATACCTTATCCGCTGCTTTTCCCGGCTCCGTACAATCATCCGGATAAACCAGCCCTGATGTCATATTCAGCAGGTCAATGATCCTGAGAGGCTGCTTTGCAGGGCTGGTTCCATGAACATCTGCTGTTTTTAATTCCGAATAGGAAGGCAGATACTCGGATACAAACTCG from the Blautia wexlerae DSM 19850 genome contains:
- a CDS encoding ABC transporter substrate-binding protein; its protein translation is MKKATLHKVTAIGMIAALTASQSAVVFAEEGDSSDKITLTFAFDEGVGTPTEEAIKAFNESQDEIEVQSYHLPQDANNLHDDFVNKMVAGDTSVDLMALDVVYIAEFASAGWIEALDDLYTEDELSAYLDGTVEGAKYDGKLYAAPWFTNASALFYRTDVLEDLGITEVPTTYQGWIDVYEKLAKDSGIDYAFCYQGAQSEAMVCNWVEFLASFGASVLDEDGKPVCDSKEAVEATQLMADYIGKYAPEGTTTYTETESQQVFQEGKALTCRTWSGTWNTFNDPEQSDVAGNVGMTMLPVYKEGDTSHSCLGGLDLAINSNIDDKQKEAAKTFIKWMTSEEEEKAFCLSSSQPPTVKDVYTDADVLEQIPFYKDFYSIIENGKGRPSSPDYSLLSDAIQRNVHSALTKEESAEDALKALQKEAEQLQ
- a CDS encoding LacI family DNA-binding transcriptional regulator, giving the protein MKMSVTIEDIANEAKVSIATVSRVMNGTKTVSPELKKRVLDAIERNRFKPNTFAKGLATDKSNIIGVIVSDVSNAVISSTIKGINSICQKKGYTVMICESDGDSKKEKMLLERMQEHRASGVLLAGVNIDSSQVQWMLELDYPIVLFTQEAADNKTLINTVTHDNKKIIADAVEFLMANGHKRIAYISGPQNDYSSGAQRLKAFYEITKNFNLDIPDSYVVEGDFSYESGMNAMQRIYEESLVLPTAVLACCDMTAIGAIACIRKFGMKVPESLSVMGIDDTELAQYVTPSLSTIRIPYYEEGRKAARELLMLIEEEKQSTESLIYVPHKIIRRFSVKNIG
- a CDS encoding DUF624 domain-containing protein, translated to MKRFFGTDSPSFRFMTILLELAEINLLFLLCSIPIVTIGAAYSAMLHSLYGMHKYGEGCFSVKMFFRVFRRSLKPLIPAWCVIVICYILLGCNINYIINNTQGMIRFIGCGVYIVLLLFVSGIMQYLSIFVALSEKWNRDFLKNSFLLTLAKFPVVILTSLLSMSVFIVALFPVSMMLRLLPLVILFWIVCPAYVCVGIHMRVLKPLFPELFDF
- a CDS encoding serine hydrolase domain-containing protein, which codes for MNDKKSETRYCDMDIKEKISKVMKQAVDHCEVMGVNLLVEKGGEELLYCEEGMADRENRRLISRDTIFRLYSQTKPVTAACAMILMERGLLDPGEFVSEYLPSYSELKTADVHGTSPAKQPLRIIDLLNMTSGLVYPDDCTEPGKAADKVFAEACDRLDTDRPMTTRELADRLARCPLAFEPGTGWRYGTSADVLGAVIEVISGKKLSEFMQDELFAPLEMKDTAFWVPAEKQGRLAKAYETVTAEDGSKSMQLYTGNNLAVRNDMAKPPAYEAGGAGLASTLDDYMKFVRMLRNGGRAGKREILKPETVRYMCSGQLLPVRQQDFDQWIGLDGFSYGNLMRVCKNPSQAVMFAREGEYGWDGWLGMYFANFPKEDMTILMGTQKKDAGTFPLTRKLRNVVISEYLG